A portion of the Tiliqua scincoides isolate rTilSci1 chromosome 3, rTilSci1.hap2, whole genome shotgun sequence genome contains these proteins:
- the NPM3 gene encoding nucleoplasmin-3, translating into MADYLELASSLDGSEAPLCTGNFVFGCELNSSARSYTFKVSEEDDSDHILALKTVCLLAGAKDESNIVEVVGRDYQNQEIAVPVANLKLSCQPWLSLDGFWFQPPVTFRLRSGSGPVHLAGQHQILHRKDLSDDELSVNESEVDFSEDDELDDEEELSPIMPAKKKQKS; encoded by the exons ATGGCTGACTACTTGGAACTGGCGAGCTCCTTGGATGGATCGGAAGCTCCTCTTTGCACCGGCAACTTCGTGTTCG GATGTGAGCTGAACAGCAGTGCCCGATCTTACACTTTTAAAGTGTCTGAAGAAGATGACTCTGATCATATCCTGGCTCTGAAGACA GTTTGCCTCTTAGCGGGTGCCAAGGATGAAAGCAACATTGTGGAAGTTGTGGGACGCGACTATCAGAACCAGGAGATTGCTGTGCCAGTAGCCAATCTGAAGCTGTCTTGCCAGCCCTGG TTGAGTTTAGATGGTTTTTGGTTTCAACCACCAGTGACCTTCCGCCTGCGCTCAGGATCCGGCCCTGTCCACCTGGCCGGACAACATCAGATCC TTCACAGAAAGGATCTCTCAGATGATGAATTGAGTGTGAATGAGTCGGAAGTGGATTTTAGCGAGGATGATGAGTTGGATGATGAAGAGGAGCTCTCCCCTATCATGCCAGCCAAGAAGAAACAGAAATCTTAG